One genomic region from Bradyrhizobium icense encodes:
- a CDS encoding DUF2189 domain-containing protein, whose translation MATVSGKADPVVRPIAASDIAEALGRGLRDFQAMPLYGLAFGALYAAGGIAILLCLTAFSMVYLAYPLAAGFAMIGPFVAVGLYEVSRRRETGLPISFPAIWATVSTRSEIGWMAFVTLFVFVIWMYQVRLLIALLLGLNASFASLNEFITVVLTTNEGLLFLAIGNAVGAALSLILFALTVVSFPLLLDRDVDFVTAMITSVRAVVTSPLPMIGWAALIVVLLAVSAMPYFLGLVVTLPVLGHTTWHLYRRIIAPVGERKEMLSSLRTAGAHSHRPQLCCTLVVI comes from the coding sequence ATGGCCACGGTCTCCGGAAAAGCCGATCCGGTGGTGCGCCCGATTGCGGCGTCCGATATCGCGGAGGCGCTGGGACGAGGGTTGCGGGATTTTCAGGCAATGCCGCTTTACGGGCTCGCCTTTGGCGCGCTCTATGCCGCCGGCGGCATTGCGATCCTGCTCTGCCTGACGGCGTTCAGTATGGTCTATCTGGCCTATCCGCTCGCTGCCGGCTTTGCGATGATCGGCCCGTTCGTCGCCGTCGGGCTTTACGAGGTGAGCCGCCGCCGCGAGACCGGGCTGCCGATCTCGTTTCCCGCCATCTGGGCAACAGTGAGCACGCGCAGCGAGATCGGCTGGATGGCCTTCGTTACGCTATTCGTGTTCGTGATCTGGATGTATCAGGTGCGTCTCCTGATCGCGCTGCTGCTCGGCCTCAACGCCTCCTTCGCCAGCCTGAACGAATTCATCACTGTGGTGCTCACCACCAACGAGGGATTGTTGTTCCTTGCCATCGGCAATGCCGTCGGCGCCGCACTGTCGCTGATCCTGTTTGCGCTTACCGTGGTGTCGTTTCCGCTGCTGCTCGACCGCGACGTCGATTTCGTCACCGCGATGATCACCAGCGTACGCGCGGTCGTGACGAGCCCGCTGCCGATGATCGGCTGGGCGGCCCTGATCGTGGTGCTGCTCGCGGTCTCGGCGATGCCGTACTTCCTCGGCCTCGTGGTGACACTGCCGGTGCTCGGCCACACCACATGGCACCTCTACCGCCGGATCATCGCGCCGGTGGGTGAGCGAAAAGAGATGCTGTCGTCCCTGCGAACCGCAGGGGCCCATAGCCACCGGCCGCAATTGTGTTGCACGCTGGTCGTTATTTAG